One Miscanthus floridulus cultivar M001 chromosome 11, ASM1932011v1, whole genome shotgun sequence DNA window includes the following coding sequences:
- the LOC136493083 gene encoding PLAT domain-containing protein 3-like — MKLKLLSPCLLLAFFAAAAYAAPASRAVAAAVTTAGAGALQSASSDPKNQCVYTVYVRTGSIWKGGTDSTIGVTLLGADGTGIRIRDLAAWGGLMGAGHDYYERGNLDIFSGRGPCMSQAPCAMNLTSDGSGAHHGWYCNYLEVTVTGPHLGCAQTLFTVEQWLATDASPYRLYAVVDECKTKRRRQETHRSPAGEPEPTVTAL; from the exons ATGAAGCTGAAGCTCCTCTCTCCGTGCCTTCTCCTCGCCTTCTTTGCCGCCGCG GCGTACGCGGCGCCGGCGTCGCGCGCGGTGGCGGCCGCCGTCACgaccgcgggcgcgggcgcgctgCAGTCGGCGTCGTCGGACCCGAAGAACCAGTGCGTGTACACGGTGTACGTGCGGACGGGGTCCATCTGGAAGGGCGGCACGGACTCGACGATCGGCGTCACGCTGCTGGGCGCGGACGGCACGGGGATCCGGATCCGGGACCTGGCGGCGTGGGGCGGGCTCATGGGCGCCGGCCACGATTACTACGAGCGCGGCAACCTGGACATCTTCAGCGGCCGGGGGCCCTGCATGAGCCAGGCGCCCTGCGCCATGAACCTCACCTCCGACGGCTCCGGCGCGCACCACGGATGGTACTGCAACTACCTCGAGGTCACGGTCACGGGGCCCCACCTCGGGTGCGCGCAGACGCTCTTCACCGTCGAGCAGTGGCTCGCCACCGACGCCTCGCCCTACCGCCTGTACGCCGTCGTCGACGAGTGCAAGACGAAGCGGCGGCGGCAGGAGACACACCGCTCGCCGGCCGGCGAGCCCGAGCCCACCGTGACCGCGCTCTAA